One window of Thermocoleostomius sinensis A174 genomic DNA carries:
- a CDS encoding beta-1,6-N-acetylglucosaminyltransferase, which yields MKVVYLIQTYWNAQQIYRLVRTLKQASPNCFVLVYHDASVFELDSAPIQKYDDVVVINTKIQPRRGRFSLVQCYLDAVNWLFHHHIDFDWLCNLSGQDYPIQPLSEIEEYLFTTSYDGFIEYFDALSTENSSLWQHQEGISRYFYQYRWLFDVSTDWLRTLSKPVKIIVNHGQTFLKIQTTYGIAVGVRANPSPFDSDLICYVGSDFKTLSKKCVQFIYETFKENGSLVEYYRKTCLPEESFVQTILVNSKKFNLLNDNKRFIKWGNQSQGHPQLLVTTDYLSLTKTDAHFARKFDCNKDSNILDLLDCKILS from the coding sequence ATGAAAGTAGTCTATTTAATTCAAACATACTGGAATGCTCAACAAATATATCGACTGGTAAGAACGCTTAAGCAGGCAAGTCCGAATTGCTTCGTGTTAGTCTACCATGATGCTAGTGTTTTTGAACTGGATTCTGCACCTATTCAGAAATATGATGATGTTGTTGTAATTAATACTAAAATTCAACCTAGGCGCGGTCGATTTTCTTTAGTGCAGTGTTATCTAGATGCGGTTAATTGGTTGTTCCATCACCATATAGATTTTGATTGGCTTTGTAATCTTTCAGGACAAGATTATCCAATCCAACCTTTGTCTGAAATTGAAGAATATTTATTCACTACTTCGTACGATGGTTTCATCGAATATTTCGACGCTTTATCTACTGAAAATAGTAGCTTATGGCAACACCAAGAAGGGATAAGTCGCTACTTTTATCAATACAGATGGTTGTTTGATGTCTCAACAGACTGGCTAAGAACACTATCTAAACCTGTAAAGATAATAGTGAACCATGGGCAAACTTTTTTAAAGATTCAAACGACCTATGGTATCGCGGTAGGTGTTCGAGCTAACCCAAGCCCATTTGACTCTGATCTGATTTGTTATGTAGGATCGGACTTCAAAACACTTTCAAAAAAATGCGTTCAGTTTATTTATGAAACCTTTAAAGAAAATGGAAGTTTAGTTGAATACTATAGAAAGACATGCTTGCCTGAAGAATCTTTTGTTCAAACCATCCTAGTAAATAGCAAAAAATTTAACCTGCTCAACGACAATAAACGATTTATTAAGTGGGGAAATCAATCTCAGGGACATCCTCAGCTTTTAGTTACTACCGACTACTTGAGCTTAACTAAGACTGATGCCCATTTCGCGAGGAAGTTTGATTGTAACAAGGATAGTAACATCTTAGATTTGTTAGATTGCAAGATTCTGAGTTAA
- a CDS encoding glycosyltransferase family 2 protein produces the protein MTKLTPLQVPVVLIIFKRPHTTQQVLNAIRIVCPKKLVVIADGPRLDREGEAEACARTRAVIDQVDWNCEVIKHYSEINLGCGVRPATGLDWVFEQFEDAIILEDDCLPDPTFFYFCEELLEKYRHESKIMSICGSRFVPSTTPFSYYFSHYVSCWGWATWRRAWQHFDFEIGQWSKLRESAWLEQYLQNQKVADCWSQRFQSVYRSGQNHIWDYQWQFACWLNKSLSIRPNVNLISNIGIGADSTHTLQNSSGAKTRKLEAMSFPLRHPGIVDRDIQADLLVEKECFTRPSFLTRAYQKLYRLLA, from the coding sequence ATGACTAAACTGACTCCTTTACAAGTTCCTGTTGTATTAATTATTTTCAAGCGACCTCATACTACTCAGCAAGTTTTGAATGCTATTCGAATCGTTTGTCCTAAAAAGCTAGTCGTCATTGCTGATGGACCTCGTTTGGATCGGGAAGGAGAAGCAGAAGCGTGTGCCAGAACCCGAGCTGTTATTGATCAGGTTGATTGGAATTGTGAGGTGATAAAACATTACTCTGAAATCAACCTTGGCTGCGGTGTGCGTCCAGCTACAGGATTAGATTGGGTTTTTGAACAGTTTGAAGACGCCATTATCCTTGAGGACGACTGCTTACCTGATCCAACTTTCTTTTATTTTTGTGAAGAGTTACTAGAGAAATATAGGCATGAATCTAAAATTATGTCGATTTGTGGTAGCCGATTTGTCCCCAGTACTACACCCTTCAGCTATTACTTTTCTCACTATGTTAGTTGTTGGGGATGGGCAACTTGGCGTCGAGCTTGGCAACATTTTGATTTTGAAATAGGACAATGGTCTAAGCTCCGTGAATCGGCATGGCTAGAACAGTACCTACAAAATCAGAAGGTTGCTGATTGCTGGAGTCAGCGGTTTCAGAGTGTTTACCGGTCAGGGCAAAATCATATTTGGGACTATCAATGGCAATTTGCCTGTTGGCTTAACAAATCTTTAAGTATTCGTCCCAATGTCAATCTAATTTCAAACATTGGAATTGGTGCAGATTCAACTCACACGCTCCAGAATTCTAGTGGGGCAAAAACTCGGAAGCTTGAAGCAATGTCTTTTCCCCTACGACATCCGGGCATAGTTGATCGGGATATACAGGCAGATTTACTTGTAGAAAAGGAATGTTTTACCAGACCTAGCTTTCTAACTCGTGCTTACCAAAAACTTTACAGATTATTAGCATAA
- a CDS encoding O-antigen ligase family protein: MRDLVVGLVSNPVIVISSGIFVVLFSMLVLAWTNKSKKNLEQLEFCFIVFIFFCLTPINLTPFIHWRPNYFWVPPPNAILSSFQVLIYAYILLVSRKKLSAFLIRELIPYLRCSIIRNPFFWGLSFLGVASSFWSETPLITFKAGLILLIANLSFLAICKYSDFWQISTFVRWSAVPIAILSFIIRRKTNDGTTAGGGLAGILFSKNELGALMAISIILWVLTAIYVPKARLFSCLISIVFTLLLIQAKSGGAIVHLFILFLLILAVQFTKKLRDKVAVLNIIFCILVACIAFSFTITNLGFILQRFLGKDLSFTGRTNIWPPVWDAVTHRMWTGYGLHGFWQEWRGANNPALDWYKGFWYPPNAHFGFLDAWVQLGAFGVLILITAILLSVFQAVSYLIRSKCKQAVIPIFFVTYFILANLSETRLLDFNFVWVTYSITSIKLSLESNT; the protein is encoded by the coding sequence ATGAGAGACTTAGTAGTAGGGTTGGTGAGCAATCCTGTTATTGTAATCAGTAGTGGCATCTTTGTTGTTTTATTTTCAATGCTTGTTTTAGCTTGGACAAATAAGAGTAAAAAAAACTTAGAACAACTTGAATTTTGCTTTATTGTATTCATTTTTTTTTGTCTCACACCTATTAATTTAACTCCATTCATTCATTGGAGACCAAACTATTTTTGGGTGCCTCCTCCTAATGCCATTTTATCTAGTTTTCAAGTTCTTATTTATGCTTATATATTGCTTGTCTCACGTAAGAAATTATCCGCTTTTTTGATACGAGAACTAATTCCATATTTAAGATGCAGTATCATTCGAAATCCTTTTTTTTGGGGCTTGAGTTTCTTAGGAGTTGCTTCGTCTTTTTGGTCAGAAACTCCTTTAATCACCTTTAAAGCAGGGCTTATTTTACTAATAGCGAACCTTTCTTTTCTTGCTATTTGCAAGTATTCCGACTTTTGGCAAATTTCAACGTTTGTTCGTTGGAGTGCTGTGCCAATAGCAATCTTAAGCTTTATCATTCGTCGTAAAACCAATGATGGTACAACAGCTGGTGGAGGTCTAGCTGGTATCCTCTTCTCAAAAAATGAGCTAGGGGCTTTGATGGCTATAAGCATTATATTGTGGGTTTTGACCGCTATCTATGTTCCTAAAGCACGCCTTTTTTCTTGTCTAATCTCAATAGTGTTTACCCTTCTTCTTATTCAAGCTAAATCCGGAGGGGCAATCGTTCATTTGTTTATACTGTTCTTGCTAATTCTCGCCGTTCAATTTACTAAGAAACTGAGAGATAAAGTTGCGGTATTAAACATAATTTTCTGTATATTGGTTGCATGTATTGCTTTTTCATTTACTATTACTAATCTAGGGTTTATTCTACAGAGGTTTCTTGGCAAAGATTTGTCTTTTACAGGACGGACAAATATTTGGCCACCTGTTTGGGATGCAGTAACTCATCGAATGTGGACTGGTTATGGTTTACACGGCTTTTGGCAAGAGTGGCGTGGTGCGAACAATCCTGCATTAGATTGGTATAAAGGATTTTGGTATCCTCCTAATGCTCACTTTGGTTTTCTTGACGCCTGGGTACAACTGGGCGCATTCGGAGTCTTAATTCTAATTACTGCAATTTTGCTTAGTGTGTTTCAAGCGGTTTCCTATCTTATCCGCTCTAAATGTAAGCAAGCAGTGATTCCCATATTTTTTGTTACCTATTTTATACTAGCCAATCTTTCTGAAACCCGTTTGTTGGATTTTAATTTCGTGTGGGTTACATATAGCATTACATCGATTAAGTTATCTCTCGAATCAAACACATAA
- the mgsA gene encoding methylglyoxal synthase, with protein sequence MTNTIALIAHDSKKDDIVEFARQYTPLLGRYRLIATGTTGQRIEVATGLPIERLLSGPLGGDAQIAAEVATGGVLAVIFLVDPLYAQPHEPDIQALLRICNVHNVPLATNLATAEAIVARFAKTLIAHLIYNPVSGQGNAEQDLDLIRQLLEPHLHLHVHVTEPDDDPGELVRAAIAAEADLVIASGGDGTVSAVADALIGTGVPLGIIPRGTANAFAVSLGISRFLPIRNACQVILGGHTRLVDAARCNGYPMILLTGVGYEAVTVEMASRELKNQWGALAYFMAGWQALEGQELFETEIETEGDVYTFQAHAITIANAAPPTSILAQGAGEVVFDDGLLDVTIASAENRLQGITTMFRMLGGAITRTNIEQQNVVHVRTPRLKVTTTPPQKVVVDGEIVGTTPIEVECIPAALSVFAPKPS encoded by the coding sequence ATGACCAACACGATCGCACTGATTGCCCACGACTCGAAAAAAGATGACATTGTTGAGTTTGCCCGCCAGTACACTCCCCTATTGGGACGCTATCGATTAATTGCAACAGGAACCACCGGGCAACGAATTGAAGTAGCAACAGGACTGCCCATTGAACGCCTGTTGTCTGGACCCTTAGGAGGGGATGCTCAAATTGCGGCAGAAGTGGCAACAGGCGGGGTACTTGCCGTCATCTTTCTAGTTGATCCGCTGTATGCACAACCGCACGAACCAGACATTCAAGCATTGTTGCGCATTTGCAATGTGCATAATGTGCCGTTGGCGACCAATCTGGCTACCGCGGAAGCTATCGTCGCTCGATTTGCTAAGACGCTGATTGCCCACCTCATCTACAATCCGGTGTCTGGACAAGGGAATGCCGAGCAGGATTTAGACCTGATTCGTCAGTTGCTAGAACCCCACTTACATTTGCATGTGCATGTCACTGAACCAGACGATGATCCAGGGGAATTAGTGCGGGCGGCGATCGCCGCAGAAGCCGATTTGGTGATTGCTTCGGGTGGAGATGGAACCGTCTCTGCCGTTGCCGATGCTTTAATTGGCACGGGTGTTCCCCTGGGGATTATTCCACGCGGTACAGCCAACGCCTTTGCCGTATCCCTTGGAATTTCCAGATTTTTGCCAATTCGTAATGCTTGTCAGGTCATTTTGGGAGGTCATACCCGTCTAGTAGATGCAGCGCGTTGCAATGGCTATCCTATGATTCTGCTAACGGGGGTGGGCTACGAGGCCGTGACCGTAGAAATGGCCAGTCGAGAATTAAAAAATCAGTGGGGTGCGCTTGCCTACTTTATGGCCGGGTGGCAAGCACTGGAAGGCCAAGAATTATTTGAAACTGAGATTGAAACCGAGGGGGATGTTTACACGTTTCAAGCCCATGCGATTACGATCGCCAATGCCGCCCCTCCCACCTCAATCTTGGCTCAAGGAGCTGGCGAAGTGGTATTTGATGATGGGCTGTTAGATGTCACGATCGCGTCGGCTGAAAATCGTTTACAGGGCATCACCACCATGTTTCGCATGTTGGGCGGAGCAATCACGCGAACCAACATTGAGCAACAAAACGTGGTGCATGTGCGAACGCCTCGTCTCAAAGTCACCACAACTCCTCCACAAAAAGTGGTGGTAGATGGCGAAATCGTCGGCACAACCCCGATCGAGGTGGAATGTATTCCAGCCGCACTGTCAGTCTTTGCACCTAAACCTTCCTAA
- a CDS encoding SDH family Clp fold serine proteinase, whose translation MNPAENQPFTTPLVVRNLSFPRTNQLPLQSPKYWVKEKDRYLRQLLIEDIQELTQRELIVYFTNEGMIDFRDADDISEILDDCRTRDVDLLLQTPGGIIDACEKVISVLRLRINTYRVLIPSWAKSAGTIIALAASEIVMGVNSELGPIDPQFNGIPAEYIRDDPAQQYPIRQIAESAIARTRKLANQVLSKGMLQGEPLNKISSLVDQISSAQSYSSHGAVINAEEVKSLGLTVTFLDAKDELWKKIWLLYCMYDYDCQRNQYAKLFEGARVSIARPIPPDVETE comes from the coding sequence ATGAACCCAGCAGAGAACCAACCATTTACCACACCGTTAGTTGTCAGAAATCTTAGCTTTCCTAGAACCAACCAGTTACCGCTGCAATCTCCTAAGTATTGGGTTAAGGAGAAAGATCGTTACCTTAGGCAATTACTGATTGAAGACATTCAGGAACTTACTCAACGAGAACTGATTGTTTATTTTACCAATGAAGGGATGATCGATTTTCGAGACGCTGATGATATCTCGGAAATTTTAGACGATTGCCGCACCCGCGATGTGGATTTACTGTTGCAAACCCCCGGCGGCATTATTGATGCTTGTGAAAAGGTAATTAGCGTACTTCGACTCAGAATCAATACCTATCGAGTGTTGATTCCAAGCTGGGCTAAGAGTGCAGGTACAATCATTGCGTTGGCAGCCAGCGAAATCGTTATGGGGGTCAATTCTGAATTAGGGCCGATTGATCCTCAATTCAATGGGATTCCAGCCGAATATATTCGAGATGACCCGGCCCAGCAGTACCCCATTCGCCAAATTGCTGAAAGCGCGATTGCGCGAACTCGAAAACTGGCAAACCAAGTGTTGAGTAAGGGAATGCTGCAAGGCGAGCCGCTGAATAAAATTAGCAGCTTGGTTGATCAGATTTCTTCAGCCCAAAGCTATTCCTCTCATGGAGCCGTTATCAATGCCGAAGAAGTAAAGAGCCTAGGGCTAACCGTCACCTTCTTGGATGCCAAAGATGAACTGTGGAAAAAGATTTGGTTGCTCTACTGTATGTATGACTATGACTGCCAACGCAATCAATATGCCAAGTTATTTGAAGGAGCACGAGTCAGCATTGCTCGACCTATACCACCTGATGTCGAAACAGAGTAA
- a CDS encoding DNA-directed RNA polymerase subunit omega, producing the protein MLKRSTLDTTQLMRRAEDLISAASNRYRITVQVANRAQRRRYEEFDNLDDPKMKPVIRAIIEMSDELTQPEIIGE; encoded by the coding sequence ATGTTGAAACGTTCCACTCTAGATACCACCCAACTCATGCGTCGTGCAGAAGATCTGATCAGCGCTGCTTCCAATCGATACCGCATCACAGTACAGGTGGCTAATCGGGCCCAACGTCGCCGCTATGAAGAATTTGATAACCTTGATGATCCAAAGATGAAGCCTGTGATTCGGGCCATTATCGAAATGTCCGATGAACTGACTCAACCCGAAATCATTGGTGAATAG
- a CDS encoding DUF1818 family protein, with product MSRQVKSGHGWRLGWNPHAEHFCGLLGGEEWAIEVTTAELDDFCRLVVQLATTMQQMAQELMDAERICCEVESPLLWLEAQGYPHAYSLHFILLTGRRGEGTWSEAAVPGLVQAAQILKVF from the coding sequence ATGTCTCGTCAAGTGAAAAGCGGTCATGGTTGGCGATTGGGATGGAACCCACATGCAGAGCATTTCTGTGGTCTATTAGGGGGGGAAGAATGGGCGATCGAAGTGACCACTGCCGAACTAGATGATTTCTGCCGCCTTGTGGTTCAACTAGCTACAACCATGCAGCAAATGGCCCAAGAACTGATGGATGCAGAGCGAATCTGTTGTGAAGTTGAAAGCCCCTTACTTTGGCTAGAAGCCCAAGGCTATCCTCATGCCTATAGCCTCCACTTCATTCTATTAACTGGGCGGCGCGGAGAAGGAACATGGTCAGAAGCAGCAGTTCCTGGCTTGGTGCAGGCGGCTCAAATCCTTAAAGTCTTTTGA
- a CDS encoding glycosyltransferase family 4 protein — translation MRILIYSYNYHPEPIGIAPLMTELAEGLVARGHEVRVITGMPNYPERQIYPEYQGKFYCTEERNGVIVQRSCIWVRPKPGLIDRMLLDGSFVTTSIFQALKGWRPDVILLTVPPLPVCLPASFLGWLYSCPVVLNLQDILPDAAVHVGLLKSHVAIRMFKQLERYAYHTAHTISVIADGFTENLGNKNVPIHKIRCIPNWVDTKFIRPLPKEANAFRRVHHLENKFVVMYSGNIALTQGLQTVIHAATQLQHIPNIIFVVVGEAKALDTLWQLCAEYKLDNVLLLPFQPREQLPEMLAAADISLVMQKRNVVAFNMPSKIQVLLASGRPIVASVPSTGTAARAIRQSRGGVVVEPEDPQLLAEAILDLYNNPVKVEMMAHQGRQYAVSQYSFEQALSRYEDLFYEVTAMGMPARALPELNSEN, via the coding sequence ATGCGTATTCTGATTTATTCCTATAACTATCATCCAGAACCGATCGGGATTGCTCCCCTCATGACCGAATTAGCAGAGGGGCTGGTTGCACGCGGCCATGAGGTGCGAGTTATTACAGGAATGCCAAATTATCCTGAGCGCCAAATTTACCCTGAGTATCAAGGCAAATTTTACTGTACTGAGGAACGGAATGGAGTCATTGTTCAGCGAAGTTGTATATGGGTTCGTCCCAAGCCAGGACTGATAGACCGGATGCTACTAGATGGAAGTTTTGTCACCACCAGCATTTTTCAAGCGTTGAAAGGTTGGCGACCAGACGTAATTCTGCTTACGGTTCCGCCCTTGCCAGTCTGTTTGCCAGCATCGTTCTTGGGTTGGCTCTACTCGTGTCCAGTTGTACTAAATTTGCAAGATATCTTACCAGATGCCGCTGTCCATGTTGGATTGCTCAAAAGTCATGTGGCAATTCGTATGTTTAAACAACTGGAGCGATACGCCTATCACACAGCCCATACAATTAGCGTAATTGCCGATGGGTTCACCGAAAATTTGGGCAACAAAAACGTCCCTATCCACAAAATTCGGTGTATCCCAAACTGGGTTGATACAAAATTCATCCGCCCTCTACCCAAAGAAGCCAATGCATTTCGGCGAGTTCACCATCTAGAGAATAAGTTTGTGGTGATGTACTCCGGTAATATTGCCTTGACTCAAGGGTTGCAAACCGTGATTCATGCAGCCACTCAGTTGCAGCACATACCAAATATTATTTTTGTGGTTGTTGGCGAAGCAAAGGCTTTAGATACCTTGTGGCAACTGTGTGCTGAATATAAACTCGATAATGTCTTGTTGTTGCCATTCCAGCCAAGAGAACAACTTCCTGAAATGCTTGCAGCCGCAGATATTAGTTTGGTTATGCAAAAACGTAATGTGGTTGCCTTCAACATGCCGTCCAAAATTCAAGTGCTTCTAGCTAGTGGGCGACCAATTGTTGCATCGGTTCCTAGCACCGGAACAGCCGCTCGGGCGATTCGCCAAAGCAGAGGCGGAGTTGTGGTAGAACCTGAAGACCCGCAACTGTTGGCAGAAGCCATTCTAGATCTATACAACAACCCTGTTAAGGTAGAAATGATGGCCCACCAAGGGCGGCAGTATGCGGTCTCTCAGTATTCATTTGAACAAGCACTCAGCCGATACGAAGATTTGTTTTACGAGGTGACAGCCATGGGAATGCCAGCTAGGGCTTTACCTGAACTCAACTCTGAGAACTGA
- a CDS encoding HAD family hydrolase — translation MLKNQPAILALDFDGVVCDGLIEYFQTAWQAYCQLWKPAETVPPQGLDAKFYRLRPVVESGWEMPVLIQTILDGLPEAEILAHWGTLASYKAQEANLTPIEIAATVDRVRDEWISRDVDHWLSQHQFYPGIIARIQQMLADSIDVVIITTKEGRFVRQLLQQQQIDLPENCIFGKEVKQPKSQTLRDLLSALQQGDAPTTEIWFVEDRLKTLQAIQAASDLDRVQLFLADWGYNTPYDRELADRTTGIHLLSLSTFVQAFSQWY, via the coding sequence ATGCTTAAAAACCAGCCAGCGATCTTGGCCCTCGATTTTGATGGTGTCGTTTGTGATGGACTCATCGAGTATTTTCAAACAGCGTGGCAAGCCTACTGCCAACTCTGGAAACCTGCTGAGACAGTTCCTCCCCAGGGCTTAGATGCCAAATTTTATCGCTTGCGCCCCGTTGTGGAATCGGGCTGGGAAATGCCAGTACTGATTCAAACAATCCTAGACGGTCTTCCTGAAGCGGAGATTTTGGCGCACTGGGGTACACTGGCTTCCTACAAGGCTCAGGAGGCGAACCTAACCCCGATCGAGATTGCTGCCACAGTCGATCGAGTGCGAGACGAATGGATCTCGCGAGATGTAGACCACTGGTTGTCACAACATCAATTTTACCCAGGTATAATTGCGCGAATCCAACAAATGCTTGCGGATTCAATTGATGTTGTAATTATTACAACAAAGGAAGGGCGATTCGTTCGCCAGTTACTTCAGCAACAACAAATTGATTTGCCAGAAAATTGCATTTTTGGTAAAGAAGTCAAACAGCCAAAATCACAAACGCTTCGAGATTTGCTGTCTGCTTTACAGCAGGGTGACGCTCCAACAACAGAGATTTGGTTTGTAGAAGATCGGTTAAAGACTTTACAAGCGATTCAAGCCGCCTCAGACCTCGATCGCGTTCAACTGTTTTTGGCAGATTGGGGCTATAATACGCCCTACGATCGGGAACTTGCTGACCGCACAACCGGTATTCACCTTTTGTCACTGTCAACCTTCGTACAAGCGTTCTCACAGTGGTATTAA
- a CDS encoding Npun_R1517 family heterocyst differentiation transcriptional regulator — translation MKSTSLEDYQAVDSGFAVYDCEIRLKFRLIEEKRVLHDREQLLEMLLDAFSYGADEYLESVDAQVETSEVPETDASPRMRRQLIRLRNSKDVV, via the coding sequence ATGAAATCAACATCCTTAGAAGACTATCAAGCAGTTGATTCTGGATTTGCTGTTTATGATTGTGAAATTCGCCTCAAATTTAGGCTGATTGAAGAAAAGCGCGTCTTGCACGATCGTGAACAGCTTTTAGAGATGTTGCTTGATGCTTTCTCCTATGGTGCAGATGAGTATCTTGAATCGGTAGATGCTCAAGTTGAAACGTCAGAAGTCCCTGAAACAGATGCTTCGCCGCGAATGCGCCGTCAACTGATTCGGTTGCGCAACTCCAAAGACGTTGTCTAA
- the thyD gene encoding thylakoid membrane protein ThyD, with translation MKIAVTGATGFVGKRLVERLQAEGHNVLALSRKPDHAQQVFPATAFPKIEIVGYSPLESGVWQQSLAGCDGVVNLAGAPIAESRWTPERKQEILESRTIGTQKIVEAIANVNPKPTVLVNSSAIGYYGTSETQTFDETSSPGNDFLAQVCQAWETEATKVKESGARLVILRTGIVLGMGGALAKLLVPFRMFAGGPLGSGRQWFSWIHRDDLVNLILESLTQPDREGVFNATAPNPVRMAELCQTLGQLMNRPSWLPVPNFALEILLGDAAQVVLEGQQVLPKRTQASGFEYQYPTVKQALAEILNRA, from the coding sequence ATGAAGATTGCAGTCACTGGTGCAACAGGATTCGTCGGCAAACGGTTAGTTGAACGGCTTCAAGCGGAGGGGCACAACGTTTTAGCACTGAGCCGCAAGCCCGATCACGCTCAACAGGTTTTTCCTGCGACCGCTTTCCCAAAAATTGAAATCGTTGGCTATTCCCCTTTGGAGTCCGGTGTTTGGCAACAGTCCCTAGCTGGCTGCGACGGAGTTGTTAACTTGGCGGGTGCACCGATCGCCGAAAGCCGTTGGACACCAGAGCGCAAGCAAGAGATTCTAGAAAGCCGCACGATCGGAACACAAAAAATCGTTGAGGCAATTGCCAACGTCAATCCAAAACCTACTGTTCTCGTCAATTCTTCCGCGATCGGATACTATGGCACTAGCGAAACTCAAACCTTTGATGAGACCAGTTCCCCCGGCAACGATTTCTTAGCACAAGTTTGTCAAGCTTGGGAAACCGAAGCAACAAAAGTTAAAGAAAGCGGTGCTCGTTTGGTAATCTTGCGGACGGGTATTGTCCTAGGCATGGGAGGTGCACTTGCCAAACTGCTAGTTCCCTTTCGGATGTTTGCAGGAGGGCCATTAGGAAGCGGTCGGCAATGGTTCTCCTGGATTCATCGTGATGACCTCGTTAACTTGATTCTTGAGTCGTTGACACAACCTGATAGGGAAGGGGTTTTTAATGCAACTGCCCCCAATCCGGTTCGGATGGCAGAGCTTTGTCAAACGCTAGGACAACTGATGAACCGACCATCATGGTTGCCTGTTCCCAATTTTGCATTGGAGATCCTGTTGGGTGATGCAGCTCAAGTTGTCTTGGAGGGACAACAGGTTTTACCGAAACGAACTCAGGCTTCTGGATTTGAATATCAGTATCCAACGGTTAAACAAGCTCTAGCAGAAATTCTTAATCGTGCCTAG
- the psb28 gene encoding photosystem II reaction center protein Psb28, protein MADLVPAIEFFEGIPEELSDVSLRRNRSTGVRTVLLTFKTLKSIERFRSYTTRFANALRLTDEEGRINIEPSSVQFFRFGGPEGDDLQRVECKFEIDREDHWERFMRFMHRYAEANGMVYGETGNPQEENS, encoded by the coding sequence ATGGCTGATTTGGTTCCCGCAATTGAGTTTTTTGAAGGCATTCCCGAAGAACTGAGTGATGTCAGCTTAAGGCGCAATCGATCAACTGGCGTTCGCACGGTTCTCCTAACCTTCAAAACCCTAAAGTCGATCGAACGCTTCAGAAGTTACACGACTCGGTTTGCCAATGCGCTGCGTTTAACCGATGAAGAAGGCAGAATCAACATCGAACCCTCCTCTGTGCAGTTTTTTCGCTTTGGTGGCCCTGAAGGAGACGATTTGCAACGAGTTGAATGCAAATTTGAGATTGATCGCGAAGACCATTGGGAACGATTTATGCGATTTATGCACCGCTATGCCGAAGCAAACGGCATGGTGTACGGAGAAACAGGCAACCCGCAGGAAGAAAACTCATGA